The Armatimonadota bacterium genome segment GCCAGCCGGCGCGACGCCGCCGCCGTGGTCCCCGTCACCACGTAGCCGCGGGTGCCGGCGATGGCGGCCAGCTGCATCTGGTACAGTTCCACGCCGTCGCCGCGGATCCAGGTGTAGTAGCGCACCACCGCCGGGTAGTCGCCCACCCGGGTCCGGTCGGCCCGCAGGCGGCGGTAGCCGGTAAACAGCAGCCCCATGCCCGACTCGTTCTGGGAGTCGTACTGCTCCACCGTCATCCCCGGCGGAACTTCCTCGTGGGTGACGCTGACGTTCATGCGCAGCCCGGAGACTCCGGCTGGCGGGGG includes the following:
- a CDS encoding DcrB-related protein, whose protein sequence is MTARMAAALCGLLLVASGAASAATGWATFTHPRLGFTLSYPPGWEVARTATGVVLLVVGPPPAGVSGLRMNVSVTHEEVPPGMTVEQYDSQNESGMGLLFTGYRRLRADRTRVGDYPAVVRYYTWIRGDGVELYQMQLAAIAGTRGYVVTGTTAAASRRLA